Part of the Qipengyuania sp. SS22 genome, AACTGAGCCGATTAGGCCGTTTGGTGACCTCAACGGTTTGCTCGATTACCATCCACGGTCACGCGGCCAATGTGGTTGGTACCACTTTGATGGATCAGCAGCGCCTTACCATCGAGCGTAGTCCGCATGTGCCGCAGGATCCCGGCATGGATGGGGCCCGAAGGAATGGGCCAGCTCTGGAAAGTCTCGCTCGCGGGCTCGAAACGAACGAGCATGTCAGGGCGTACGCCGCTCTCGTTGTACCAGACAGCACCGTCGAAGATCGCGATGGCATAGGGATGGGAACCGGGTCCGCTCGGCGACGGCCATTCGGAGATCGTACCGGTTTCCGGATCGTACCGCCCCAATCGTCCCAGCCCCGAATTTACCCACCAGATCACCCCGTCTTCGTCGATATCGAGCCGGCGCACCTTCGTACCCTCGACAGGCAGAGTGATCTCGGTAACTTCCATCGTTTCCGGATCGACACGCAGCAGGCAGTTCGCCCCGTTGCAGGCGACCCAGATCGTGCCATCCGCAGCGACTTTCACGCCATATGGCCGCGATCCCTCACGCGGACTTGCGGCCAGTCGTACATCACCGCTGGCAGTGTCGAGGCGTCCGATCATATTGCTGCCCTGAAGACTGAACCACAGCATGCCATCTGCATCGAACTCTGCCGTATGGGGGTCGCGTGCAGCCTCGTCGGGCATGGGAAACTCGGTGATCTGCTCGGTTGCCGGGTCGAACCGGCCGATCGTTGCATTGCGATTGCCGGTATACCAGACGGAACCGTCGGGACCGATGTTGACCGAATGCGGCTTGGCGCCTTTCGGCAGTCGGAATTCGTCCATCTTACCCGTGCTCGGATCGAGACGGCCAAGGATATCGCGCCATTGGCCGACCCACCAGATGCTCCCGTCCGGTGCCTCGACCGGATCGCGCGAGCGCTGGCCTAGCGTAGGAACCTGCCATTCCTCGAACTTGATCGCTAGCGGTCCTGCGACGGGTGTTGCCGCGCGCTTGTCTCCGGGCGGGAAATTTGCCGCGAGATAATCGAGAACGACATCTTCGGTTTCGGGGTTATTGGACAGATCGACCATCGTCGAGGCGAGGAAACGCCAATCCTCGCGTGTATAGCCCGAGCTTCTTTCGATCAGGCTCGTCCTGTGACACGAGCTGCAAACGCCTTCGACCAACTGCTTCCCGTCGCCTTCGGGCAAGGCGAATGCGGTCCCCGGCATGACAAGCCCGAGAAGGAGAACGAGGAAGGCTGTTGGCTTGAAAGGCATGTCGAAACTCCCGCTGGAAGCGCTATTATCGACTAAACGGATCGCGATATAGCTCGGAGCGAGGATGCCGAAGCGCGCGTGCGAGTGCAAGCGGGCCGTTCACGGATCGAAGCGGGGGAGGTGGTCCCGCCTTCTTGAACAGGCTGAGCCGACGTTCGACATTTATGCAATTCGGTTCGACGGTAAGCTTTACGCAAGCAGGTGCTGGGCAGTCTTCTGTTTGGGGCGTAAAAACAGGCGTCTTGATATTGCCATTGGCGCGACGGTGATGGATCCATCATCGATGCTTATGCCAACCATCGCATCGCGGGCGATCCACTACCTGCGATAGAAGCGGCCACCCTAGATCGATTCGAAATCCGTAGTCGCAAGCCAAACGCTTTGCCCTTGTCATGCCGCCGATGCTGGGCTCTCATGAGAAGATGCCAACGCTAAGTCCTGAAATTGCCCTTCTGGTCCTAGGCGGCCTTCTTTTGGCCACGGTATTTGCGGGGACGCTCTCGAGCCGGTTCGGCCTGCCGGCGCTGATCGGTTTCCTCTGCCTCGGCATGCTCGTGGGCGTGGATGGTCCGGGAGGGATTGCCTTCGACGATTATCTTCTGACGCAGGGCGTCGGCATTGCCTGCCTGATATTCATTCTGTTTTCAGGAGGTCTCGATACCGATTGGCGCGACTTTCGCCGTGTCGCTTCGCCGGCATTGCTGCTCGCAACGCTCGGTGTCCTGATCAGCGCCGGGACTATTGCTCTCTCATCGGTCCTTATCCTCGGGTTCACCCCTTTTCAGGGCTTCCTGCTTGGGGCGATCGTGGCCTCGACAGATGCCGCAGCCGTGTTCGCCATCCTGCGGTCCACCGGGCTCGCCCTTCATGGCGACGTAAGAGCCCTGATCGAGGTCGAGTCCGGCTCCAACGATCCGATGGCCATCTTCCTGGTCGGAGCGGCGCTATTGTTCATGACCGTTCCCGGTGCGTCTCCATTTTCGATCGTGCCAGACTTCGCCGCGCAGATGCCGATAGGCGCCGGTATCGGGCTAGGGATAGGATATTTGTTGCCCGAAGTGCTCAAGCGCAGCCAGTATCGGCATGGCGGTTTGGCTTTCGTCATCTCGATTGCGGGGGCACTCATTTCCTATGGCCTTGCCGAAGTGCTCGGCGGGAACGGCTTTCTGGCGGCCTATATTGCGGGTCTGACCGCCGGCAATCGTGTCTATAGGGCACGCCATATTGTCTCGACATTCCAGGATGGAATGGCGTGGCTTTCTCAGGTCGTGATGTTCCTGACACTCGGACTACTCATCACTCCGTCGAACCTCATCGATGTGATCATACCGGGCCTGGCGATTACCTTCATTCTGATGGTCGTCGCTCGCCCGATCAGCGTGTTTATCTGCCTTCTTCCGTTCCGCAGGTTCGACTGGCGCGAGAAACTGTTCGTTTCGTGGGCGGGGTTGCGCGGGGCCGTGCCGATCGTGCTGGCAACGTTTCCGATGGTGGCCGGCATCCCCAGCGCTTTTGCAATCTTCAACATCGTCTTCTTCGTCGTGTTGCTATCGAGCGTAATTCAAGGACCGACAATGAACTGGATGGCGAAGCGGCTGCGCCTTACAACAGAAAAAGCACAGCCCGATGAGGCGCATGCCGCCCTTGCGGAAGACGGCGTGGAGCGAGACCCGCATTGATGTGGTCGGAGCTGAACGCGGGACCGTCCCCGCATCATTCTCCATCCGCTGTGAGTCCGGATATACACCGATACTGGACGCTATTCCTATACGCGCTCGATACTTGACGAACGGAAGCTTTCGGTTCTCAGCGCAACCATCTCGAATGACCGGGATTAGGGGGTGTTACCTCCGCGAATTCCAACCCAACGACCTGTTTGTGCGCTGGAGCGTGCTTCCGGCTACGCGGGACTGAAGAACTGGTATGACAGAAAAATAGATGCGGTATGATCTAGGGATTGACTACTTTGGTTTGGGCGGTATCGGTAAGGCATAACAAAAAGTAGTATACCGGGAGGGAATCATGCGTTTCAAACACGGCGTGTCACATCGTGCGTCCTTGTCATCATCAAGGGTGTCATTGCTCTTGGCAGTATCGGGAATTAGCCTGTCCTGTGCTGCCCCCGTTCAAGCCCAGGATGCGGCCGAGGGGGACGAGGACCAAGCCCAGAACGACTCGGTCATCGTCGTCACCGGGTTTCGCGAAACGGTTCAGCAATCGATCGAGGAAAAGAAGAGCAACGATCTCATCTTCGACGCCTTGGCGGCCGATGAAATCGGTGACCTTCCAGCCCTCTCGATCGGCGAGGCGCTCGAGACACTGACCGGAGCAGGTTCCCACCGCGAACAGGGCGGGGCGACCGAAATATCCATTCGCGGCCTCGGCCCTTTCTTAAGCTCGACCACCGTGAACGGACGAGCTGCATCCAATGGCAGCGGCGACCGTTCGGTTAATTTCAGCCAGTTCCCTTCTGAGCTATTTAACAAGGTCG contains:
- a CDS encoding potassium/proton antiporter; this translates as MPPMLGSHEKMPTLSPEIALLVLGGLLLATVFAGTLSSRFGLPALIGFLCLGMLVGVDGPGGIAFDDYLLTQGVGIACLIFILFSGGLDTDWRDFRRVASPALLLATLGVLISAGTIALSSVLILGFTPFQGFLLGAIVASTDAAAVFAILRSTGLALHGDVRALIEVESGSNDPMAIFLVGAALLFMTVPGASPFSIVPDFAAQMPIGAGIGLGIGYLLPEVLKRSQYRHGGLAFVISIAGALISYGLAEVLGGNGFLAAYIAGLTAGNRVYRARHIVSTFQDGMAWLSQVVMFLTLGLLITPSNLIDVIIPGLAITFILMVVARPISVFICLLPFRRFDWREKLFVSWAGLRGAVPIVLATFPMVAGIPSAFAIFNIVFFVVLLSSVIQGPTMNWMAKRLRLTTEKAQPDEAHAALAEDGVERDPH